In Scleropages formosus chromosome 10, fSclFor1.1, whole genome shotgun sequence, a single genomic region encodes these proteins:
- the LOC108932351 gene encoding muscleblind-like protein 1 isoform X1, which produces MAVNVAPVRDTKWLTLEVCREFQRGTCSRPDSECKFAHPAKSCQVENGRVIACFDSLKGRCSRENCKYLHPPPHLKTQLEINGRNNLIQQKNMVMLAQQMQLANAMMPGTQLQPVPMFSVTPSLATNASAAAAAAAFSPYLGPVSPGLMQTEILPSAPVLVASTPSVPVPTASAAAQKLMRTDRLEVCREYQRGNCTRGENDCRFAHPSDSTMIDTNDNTVTVCMDYIKGRCSREKCKYFHPPAHLQAKIKAAQHQVNQAAAAAAMTQSAVKSLKRPLEATFDLGIPPGVLPPLPKRPALEKANGATAMFNAGMFQYQQALANMQFQQQAAFIPSGSILCMTPATSVVPMMHGATPATVSAATTSATSVPFATATANQIPIISADHLTSHKYVAQL; this is translated from the exons ATGGCGGTGAACGTGGCTCCTGTGCGGGATACCAAGTGGCTCACGCTGGAGGTGTGCCGTGAGTTCCAGAGGGGCACTTGCTCACGGCCAGACAGCGAGTGTAAATTTGCACACCCCGCCAAGAGCTGCCAGGTGGAGAACGGCAGGGTGATCGCCTGCTTCGACTCTCTCAAA GGACGATGCTCCAGAGAGAACTGCAAGTACCTGCACCCCCCTCCGCACCTGAAGACCCAGCTGGAGATCAATGGGCGCAACAACCTGATCCAGCAGAAGAACATGGTCATGTTGGCGCAGCAGATGCAGCTGGCCAACGCCATGATGCCAGGCACACAGCTGCAGCCAGTG CCCATGTTCTCGGTGACCCCCAGTCTGGCGACCAATGCCtcggcagcggcagcagcagcggcgtTTAGCCCGTACCTGGGGCCGGTGTCGCCAGGCCTCATGCAGACGGAGATCCTGCCCAGCGCGCCTGTACTGGTGGCCAGCACTCCGAGCGTCCCTGTCCCCACCGCCAGCGCTGCCGCCCAGAAGCTCATGAGAACAGACCGGCTGGAG GTGTGTCGGGAGTACCAGAGAGGGAACTGCACTCGGGGTGAGAATGACTGCCGCTTCGCGCACCCCTCCGACAGCACCATGATCGACACCAATGACAACACGGTCACCGTGTGTATGGACTACATAAAGGGCCGCTGCTCGCGTGAGAAGTGCAAGTACTTCCACCCCCCAGCCCACCTacaggccaagatcaaggccgCCCAGCACCAGGTCAACCaggctgccgccgccgccgcaatG ACTCAGTCGGCTGTCAAATCACTGAAGCGACCCCTCGAGGCAACCTTTGACCTG GGAATCCCTCCCGGAGTCCTGCCCCCTTTACCAAAGAGACCCGCTCTGGAGAAAGCCAATGGTGCCACTGCCATGTTCAACGCTGGCATGTTCCAGTATCAGCAGGCCCTCGCCAATATGCAGTTCCAGCAGCAGGCCGCCTTCATCCCGTCAG GCTCAATATTGTGCATGACACCTGCAACAAGTGTTG tTCCCATGATGCACGGTGCTACGCCAGCCACTGTGTCTGCAGCAACCACGTCTGCCACAAGTGTTCCCTTCGCAACCGCCACAGCCAATCAG ATTCCAATAATATCTGCAGATCATCTGACTAGTCACAAGTATGTGGCTCAGCTGTAG
- the LOC108932351 gene encoding muscleblind-like protein 1 isoform X4, which yields MAVNVAPVRDTKWLTLEVCREFQRGTCSRPDSECKFAHPAKSCQVENGRVIACFDSLKGRCSRENCKYLHPPPHLKTQLEINGRNNLIQQKNMVMLAQQMQLANAMMPGTQLQPVPMFSVTPSLATNASAAAAAAAFSPYLGPVSPGLMQTEILPSAPVLVASTPSVPVPTASAAAQKLMRTDRLEVCREYQRGNCTRGENDCRFAHPSDSTMIDTNDNTVTVCMDYIKGRCSREKCKYFHPPAHLQAKIKAAQHQVNQAAAAAAMGIPPGVLPPLPKRPALEKANGATAMFNAGMFQYQQALANMQFQQQAAFIPSVPMMHGATPATVSAATTSATSVPFATATANQIPIISADHLTSHKYVAQL from the exons ATGGCGGTGAACGTGGCTCCTGTGCGGGATACCAAGTGGCTCACGCTGGAGGTGTGCCGTGAGTTCCAGAGGGGCACTTGCTCACGGCCAGACAGCGAGTGTAAATTTGCACACCCCGCCAAGAGCTGCCAGGTGGAGAACGGCAGGGTGATCGCCTGCTTCGACTCTCTCAAA GGACGATGCTCCAGAGAGAACTGCAAGTACCTGCACCCCCCTCCGCACCTGAAGACCCAGCTGGAGATCAATGGGCGCAACAACCTGATCCAGCAGAAGAACATGGTCATGTTGGCGCAGCAGATGCAGCTGGCCAACGCCATGATGCCAGGCACACAGCTGCAGCCAGTG CCCATGTTCTCGGTGACCCCCAGTCTGGCGACCAATGCCtcggcagcggcagcagcagcggcgtTTAGCCCGTACCTGGGGCCGGTGTCGCCAGGCCTCATGCAGACGGAGATCCTGCCCAGCGCGCCTGTACTGGTGGCCAGCACTCCGAGCGTCCCTGTCCCCACCGCCAGCGCTGCCGCCCAGAAGCTCATGAGAACAGACCGGCTGGAG GTGTGTCGGGAGTACCAGAGAGGGAACTGCACTCGGGGTGAGAATGACTGCCGCTTCGCGCACCCCTCCGACAGCACCATGATCGACACCAATGACAACACGGTCACCGTGTGTATGGACTACATAAAGGGCCGCTGCTCGCGTGAGAAGTGCAAGTACTTCCACCCCCCAGCCCACCTacaggccaagatcaaggccgCCCAGCACCAGGTCAACCaggctgccgccgccgccgcaatG GGAATCCCTCCCGGAGTCCTGCCCCCTTTACCAAAGAGACCCGCTCTGGAGAAAGCCAATGGTGCCACTGCCATGTTCAACGCTGGCATGTTCCAGTATCAGCAGGCCCTCGCCAATATGCAGTTCCAGCAGCAGGCCGCCTTCATCCCGTCAG tTCCCATGATGCACGGTGCTACGCCAGCCACTGTGTCTGCAGCAACCACGTCTGCCACAAGTGTTCCCTTCGCAACCGCCACAGCCAATCAG ATTCCAATAATATCTGCAGATCATCTGACTAGTCACAAGTATGTGGCTCAGCTGTAG
- the LOC108932351 gene encoding muscleblind-like protein 1 isoform X2 produces the protein MAVNVAPVRDTKWLTLEVCREFQRGTCSRPDSECKFAHPAKSCQVENGRVIACFDSLKGRCSRENCKYLHPPPHLKTQLEINGRNNLIQQKNMVMLAQQMQLANAMMPGTQLQPVPMFSVTPSLATNASAAAAAAAFSPYLGPVSPGLMQTEILPSAPVLVASTPSVPVPTASAAAQKLMRTDRLEVCREYQRGNCTRGENDCRFAHPSDSTMIDTNDNTVTVCMDYIKGRCSREKCKYFHPPAHLQAKIKAAQHQVNQAAAAAAMTQSAVKSLKRPLEATFDLGIPPGVLPPLPKRPALEKANGATAMFNAGMFQYQQALANMQFQQQAAFIPSVPMMHGATPATVSAATTSATSVPFATATANQIPIISADHLTSHKYVAQL, from the exons ATGGCGGTGAACGTGGCTCCTGTGCGGGATACCAAGTGGCTCACGCTGGAGGTGTGCCGTGAGTTCCAGAGGGGCACTTGCTCACGGCCAGACAGCGAGTGTAAATTTGCACACCCCGCCAAGAGCTGCCAGGTGGAGAACGGCAGGGTGATCGCCTGCTTCGACTCTCTCAAA GGACGATGCTCCAGAGAGAACTGCAAGTACCTGCACCCCCCTCCGCACCTGAAGACCCAGCTGGAGATCAATGGGCGCAACAACCTGATCCAGCAGAAGAACATGGTCATGTTGGCGCAGCAGATGCAGCTGGCCAACGCCATGATGCCAGGCACACAGCTGCAGCCAGTG CCCATGTTCTCGGTGACCCCCAGTCTGGCGACCAATGCCtcggcagcggcagcagcagcggcgtTTAGCCCGTACCTGGGGCCGGTGTCGCCAGGCCTCATGCAGACGGAGATCCTGCCCAGCGCGCCTGTACTGGTGGCCAGCACTCCGAGCGTCCCTGTCCCCACCGCCAGCGCTGCCGCCCAGAAGCTCATGAGAACAGACCGGCTGGAG GTGTGTCGGGAGTACCAGAGAGGGAACTGCACTCGGGGTGAGAATGACTGCCGCTTCGCGCACCCCTCCGACAGCACCATGATCGACACCAATGACAACACGGTCACCGTGTGTATGGACTACATAAAGGGCCGCTGCTCGCGTGAGAAGTGCAAGTACTTCCACCCCCCAGCCCACCTacaggccaagatcaaggccgCCCAGCACCAGGTCAACCaggctgccgccgccgccgcaatG ACTCAGTCGGCTGTCAAATCACTGAAGCGACCCCTCGAGGCAACCTTTGACCTG GGAATCCCTCCCGGAGTCCTGCCCCCTTTACCAAAGAGACCCGCTCTGGAGAAAGCCAATGGTGCCACTGCCATGTTCAACGCTGGCATGTTCCAGTATCAGCAGGCCCTCGCCAATATGCAGTTCCAGCAGCAGGCCGCCTTCATCCCGTCAG tTCCCATGATGCACGGTGCTACGCCAGCCACTGTGTCTGCAGCAACCACGTCTGCCACAAGTGTTCCCTTCGCAACCGCCACAGCCAATCAG ATTCCAATAATATCTGCAGATCATCTGACTAGTCACAAGTATGTGGCTCAGCTGTAG
- the LOC108932351 gene encoding muscleblind-like protein 1 isoform X5 yields the protein MAVNVAPVRDTKWLTLEVCREFQRGTCSRPDSECKFAHPAKSCQVENGRVIACFDSLKGRCSRENCKYLHPPPHLKTQLEINGRNNLIQQKNMVMLAQQMQLANAMMPGTQLQPVPMFSVTPSLATNASAAAAAAAFSPYLGPVSPGLMQTEILPSAPVLVASTPSVPVPTASAAAQKLMRTDRLEVCREYQRGNCTRGENDCRFAHPSDSTMIDTNDNTVTVCMDYIKGRCSREKCKYFHPPAHLQAKIKAAQHQVNQAAAAAAMTQSAVKSLKRPLEATFDLGIPPGVLPPLPKRPALEKANGATAMFNAGMFQYQQALANMQFQQQAAFIPSDSNNICRSSD from the exons ATGGCGGTGAACGTGGCTCCTGTGCGGGATACCAAGTGGCTCACGCTGGAGGTGTGCCGTGAGTTCCAGAGGGGCACTTGCTCACGGCCAGACAGCGAGTGTAAATTTGCACACCCCGCCAAGAGCTGCCAGGTGGAGAACGGCAGGGTGATCGCCTGCTTCGACTCTCTCAAA GGACGATGCTCCAGAGAGAACTGCAAGTACCTGCACCCCCCTCCGCACCTGAAGACCCAGCTGGAGATCAATGGGCGCAACAACCTGATCCAGCAGAAGAACATGGTCATGTTGGCGCAGCAGATGCAGCTGGCCAACGCCATGATGCCAGGCACACAGCTGCAGCCAGTG CCCATGTTCTCGGTGACCCCCAGTCTGGCGACCAATGCCtcggcagcggcagcagcagcggcgtTTAGCCCGTACCTGGGGCCGGTGTCGCCAGGCCTCATGCAGACGGAGATCCTGCCCAGCGCGCCTGTACTGGTGGCCAGCACTCCGAGCGTCCCTGTCCCCACCGCCAGCGCTGCCGCCCAGAAGCTCATGAGAACAGACCGGCTGGAG GTGTGTCGGGAGTACCAGAGAGGGAACTGCACTCGGGGTGAGAATGACTGCCGCTTCGCGCACCCCTCCGACAGCACCATGATCGACACCAATGACAACACGGTCACCGTGTGTATGGACTACATAAAGGGCCGCTGCTCGCGTGAGAAGTGCAAGTACTTCCACCCCCCAGCCCACCTacaggccaagatcaaggccgCCCAGCACCAGGTCAACCaggctgccgccgccgccgcaatG ACTCAGTCGGCTGTCAAATCACTGAAGCGACCCCTCGAGGCAACCTTTGACCTG GGAATCCCTCCCGGAGTCCTGCCCCCTTTACCAAAGAGACCCGCTCTGGAGAAAGCCAATGGTGCCACTGCCATGTTCAACGCTGGCATGTTCCAGTATCAGCAGGCCCTCGCCAATATGCAGTTCCAGCAGCAGGCCGCCTTCATCCCGTCAG ATTCCAATAATATCTGCAGATCATCTGACTAG
- the LOC108932351 gene encoding muscleblind-like protein 1 isoform X3 has protein sequence MAVNVAPVRDTKWLTLEVCREFQRGTCSRPDSECKFAHPAKSCQVENGRVIACFDSLKGRCSRENCKYLHPPPHLKTQLEINGRNNLIQQKNMVMLAQQMQLANAMMPGTQLQPVPMFSVTPSLATNASAAAAAAAFSPYLGPVSPGLMQTEILPSAPVLVASTPSVPVPTASAAAQKLMRTDRLEVCREYQRGNCTRGENDCRFAHPSDSTMIDTNDNTVTVCMDYIKGRCSREKCKYFHPPAHLQAKIKAAQHQVNQAAAAAAMGIPPGVLPPLPKRPALEKANGATAMFNAGMFQYQQALANMQFQQQAAFIPSGSILCMTPATSVVPMMHGATPATVSAATTSATSVPFATATANQIPIISADHLTSHKYVAQL, from the exons ATGGCGGTGAACGTGGCTCCTGTGCGGGATACCAAGTGGCTCACGCTGGAGGTGTGCCGTGAGTTCCAGAGGGGCACTTGCTCACGGCCAGACAGCGAGTGTAAATTTGCACACCCCGCCAAGAGCTGCCAGGTGGAGAACGGCAGGGTGATCGCCTGCTTCGACTCTCTCAAA GGACGATGCTCCAGAGAGAACTGCAAGTACCTGCACCCCCCTCCGCACCTGAAGACCCAGCTGGAGATCAATGGGCGCAACAACCTGATCCAGCAGAAGAACATGGTCATGTTGGCGCAGCAGATGCAGCTGGCCAACGCCATGATGCCAGGCACACAGCTGCAGCCAGTG CCCATGTTCTCGGTGACCCCCAGTCTGGCGACCAATGCCtcggcagcggcagcagcagcggcgtTTAGCCCGTACCTGGGGCCGGTGTCGCCAGGCCTCATGCAGACGGAGATCCTGCCCAGCGCGCCTGTACTGGTGGCCAGCACTCCGAGCGTCCCTGTCCCCACCGCCAGCGCTGCCGCCCAGAAGCTCATGAGAACAGACCGGCTGGAG GTGTGTCGGGAGTACCAGAGAGGGAACTGCACTCGGGGTGAGAATGACTGCCGCTTCGCGCACCCCTCCGACAGCACCATGATCGACACCAATGACAACACGGTCACCGTGTGTATGGACTACATAAAGGGCCGCTGCTCGCGTGAGAAGTGCAAGTACTTCCACCCCCCAGCCCACCTacaggccaagatcaaggccgCCCAGCACCAGGTCAACCaggctgccgccgccgccgcaatG GGAATCCCTCCCGGAGTCCTGCCCCCTTTACCAAAGAGACCCGCTCTGGAGAAAGCCAATGGTGCCACTGCCATGTTCAACGCTGGCATGTTCCAGTATCAGCAGGCCCTCGCCAATATGCAGTTCCAGCAGCAGGCCGCCTTCATCCCGTCAG GCTCAATATTGTGCATGACACCTGCAACAAGTGTTG tTCCCATGATGCACGGTGCTACGCCAGCCACTGTGTCTGCAGCAACCACGTCTGCCACAAGTGTTCCCTTCGCAACCGCCACAGCCAATCAG ATTCCAATAATATCTGCAGATCATCTGACTAGTCACAAGTATGTGGCTCAGCTGTAG